The following coding sequences lie in one Arachis hypogaea cultivar Tifrunner chromosome 4, arahy.Tifrunner.gnm2.J5K5, whole genome shotgun sequence genomic window:
- the LOC112794592 gene encoding uncharacterized protein: MGDKGNRRAIAATPIGSYFKERTTTGSQPTLKSVLASKQVKHKVKLGLARWIIDARIPFNAVQSPYFQPVLDGVAAIGPGFKGLSYDEMRVHLLADFKKECQLLVEGYRSSWKRTGCTLMADGWTDQRQRTLINFLVYCPTGMSFVKSVDASDMIKTAETLFKLFAEVIEWVGSSNIVHVVTYNAANYVSAGKLIHEKYPNIFWSPCAAHCINLILKDIASLPHIADLASRASKVAAFVYNHMIFLSWLRKRKEWKEIVRPGVTRFATVFITLKSIYDHKEDLQLLVIDKYFTSHKLSKSVNGKMVSSIILDSKFWEDCFTTVMLVGPLIKLLRLVDADEKPSLDIVYAGMQRAKINIKTMFRNRKYAYTPYTSILKMREGFVEKANILRSLLNLFDIETLCDDSVAAMQEMQLYRDQKGSFGRESALKAIKRLEPGEWWRLHGGSAPNLQKMAIRLLHQTSSSSGCERSWSLFEQIHSKRRNRLEHQRLSDIVYVTYNLRLQSRMHRKKKNYDLIDIQSIDTVDFWVMPDEDDPEFTHGDIEGIENLIYTDNAMPLYPKDGGDVKLDVNFPNVADSSNTASFGGTSDDGGFGLPVYDGDVGTLNDNYDF; encoded by the exons ATGGGAGACAAAGGAAATAGAAGAGCGATTGCTGctactccaattggaagttatttTAAGGAAAGGACTACGACAGGCTCTCAACCAACTTTGAAAAGTGTCTTGGCCAGTAAACAAGTTAAACACAAGGTTAAGTTGGGGCTTGCAAGATGGATCATTGATGCACGAATTCCATTCAACGCAGTTCAATCGCCTTACTTTCAACCTGTCTTGGACGGCGTTGCTGCAATTGGACCTGGTTTCAAGGGACTGTCGTATGATGAAATGAGAGTTCATTTGCTGGCCGATTTTAAGAAGGAGTGTCAGCTGCTTGTTGAAGGTTATAGAAGCTCGTGGAAAAGGACTGGTTGTACATTGATGGCAGATGGCTGGACTGATCAAAGGCAGCGTACGTTAATTAATTTTCTAGTTTATTGTCCTACTGGTATGTCATTTGTTAAGTCTGTTGATGCTTCTGATATGATAAAAACTGCCGAGACCTTGTTTAAATTGTTTGCTGAGGTTATTGAGTGGGTTGGGTCTAGTAACATTGTGCATGTGGTTACTTATAATGCTGCGAATTATGTATCTGCTGGAAAACTCATTCATGAAaagtatccaaatattttttggtCTCCTTGTGCTGCTCATTGCATTAATCTTATCTTGAAAGACATAGCAAGTCTTCCTCACATAGCTGACCTTGCCTCTCGTGCTTCAAAAGTGGCTGCCTTTGTTTACAATCATATGATTTTCTTGTCATGgcttagaaaaagaaaagagtggAAAGAAATTGTTCGACCAGGAGTAACACGTTTTGCTACTGTTTTCATTACTTTGAAAAGTATATATGATCATAAAGAAGACTTGCAATTATTGGTGATTGACAAATATTTCACTTCTCATAAATTATCCAAGAGTGTCAATGGGAAGATGgttagttcaattatcttggatagTAAGTTTTGGGAGGATTGTTTTACTACTGTTATGCTTGTTGGTCCTCTAATTAAGTTATTGAGGCTTGTTGATGCTGATGAGAAACCTTCTCTGGATATCGTGTATGCGGGCATGCAAAGAGCCAAAATTAATATCAAGACAATGTTTAGAAATAGGAAATATGCATACACACCTTATACAAGTATCTTGAAAATGCG TGAGGGGTTTGTTGAGAAGGCAAATATCTTGAGGTCTTTgcttaatttatttgatattGAAACTCTTTGCGATGACTCGGTTGCCGCAATGCAAGAGATGCAGTTGTATCGAGATCAAAAAGGAAGTTTTGGAAGGGAAAGTGCATTGAAAGCAATTAAGAGACTTGAACCTG GTGAATGGTGGAGGCTACACGGTGGGAGTGCTCCTAACTTGCAAAAAATGGCAAttcgtcttcttcatcaaacatctTCATCATCCGGCTGTGAGAGGAGCTGGAGCCTCTTTGAACAAATCCATTCAAAGAGGAGGAACCGATTAGAGCATCAAAGGCTAAGTGACATTGTTTATGTCACTTATAATCTACGCCTTCAATCTAGAATGCATCGCAAGAAGAAGAATTATGATCTAATTGACATTCAAAGCATTGACACAGTAGATTTTTGGGTAATGCCGGATGAAGATGATCCTGAATTTACTCATGGAGACATCGAAggcattgaaaatttaatttatacggATAATGCTATGCCTTTATATCCTAAAG atggagGAGATGTGAAACTTGATGTGAATTTTCCTAATGTTGCTGATTCTTCAAATACAGCTTCTTTTGGTGGTACTTCTGATGATGGTGGCTTTGGATTACCTGTTTATGATGGAGATGTTGGA
- the LOC112796139 gene encoding pentatricopeptide repeat-containing protein At1g02060, chloroplastic, which yields MRSGLRRATAEDLNSGPQSLSSQVFTKERFITISNFSSNPCAVLRKLWSEKTDNHTRVQELHQNEKPRSRNSCKRAKDMANLINYKPWSNQLLSSFTTLLSKTNVLQTLRHIKEPSKAFQFFKWAHEVGFPHNAQSYFMMLEILGRQRNLNVARNFLFSIEKKSNGEVKLEDRFFNSLIRSYGEAGLFKESIKLFETMKSIGVSPSVVTFNSVLSILLRRGRTNMARAVYDEMLGTYGVTPDVYTYNILIRGFCKNSHIEEGFQFFKEMTSFDCDPDVVTYNTLVDGLCKAGKVSIAHNLVNGMNKKCKELNSDIVTYTTLIRGYCMKQEVDKALFLLEEMTSRGLKPNVITYNTLIKGLCEGQKLDKVKDILGQMMGDGTFVPDTYTFNILIHARCSAGNLDEAFKVFENMKTLQVPADSASYSVLIRSLCQRGDYDAAEKLFDELYENETLLSNYGSKPIAASYSPIFQYLCEHGKTKKAEKLLRQLMKRGTQDHLSYKTVIMGHCKEGGYENGYGILVWMLRRDFVPDFEIYDCLIDGFLRKDKPLLAKETLEKMLKSSYKPKTSTLHSILSRLLEKGCVHESTSLIVMMLERNIRQNINLSTENLLLLFGSGLRDKAFQIIELHYKNGYRVKIEEVVQFLCQRGKLPEACKLLLFSMEHHRNIDIDLCNSVIDGLCKINKVSEAFNLCYELAEKGLHQELTCLNDLIAALEAGGRLKEAAFISKRMPRVQT from the exons ATGAGAAGTGGTCTGAGAAGGGCTACAGCTGAGGATTTAAACAGTGGCCCTCAGAGTCTCTCATCACAAGTATTTACCAAGGAGCGTTTCATTACAATCTCCAACTTCAGCTCTAATCCCTGTGCTGTTCTCAG GAAGTTATGGTCTGAGAAGACAGATAATCATACTAGGGTTCAAGAGCTCCACCAAAATGAGAAACCCAGATCAAGGAATTCGTGTAAAAGAGCCAAAGACATGGCTAATCTCATCAATTACAAACCTTGGTCAAATCAGTTGCTGTCTTCATTCACTACCCTTCTTTCCAAAACCAATGTGCTTCAGACTTTACGCCATATCAAGGAACCTTCCAAGGCCTTTCAGTTCTTCAAGTGGGCACATGAAGTGGGTTTCCCGCACAATGCTCAATCCTACTTCATGATGTTGGAAATCCTTGGTCGTCAGAGGAATCTCAATGTTGCTAGgaattttctgttttccattgaGAAAAAGTCCAATGGAGAAGTCAAGCTTGAGGATAGGTTCTTCAATAGCTTAATTAGAAGTTATGGTGAAGCCGGCCTCTTCAAAGAATCCATTAAGCTTTTTGAGACTATGAAGTCAATTGGTGTATCACCATCTGTGGTCACATTCAACAGTGTTTTGTCTATATTGCTAAGGCGGGGCCGGACCAATATGGCAAGAGCTGTGTACGATGAAATGCTTGGGACATACGGTGTCACTCCAGATGTGTACACATACAATATTTTGATCAGAGGGTTTTGCAAGAATTCCCACATTGAAGAAGGGTTTCAGTTCTTTAAAGAGATGACGAGCTTTGATTGTGATCCGGATGTTGTTACATATAATACACTCGTTGATGGCTTGTGTAAAGCAGGGAAGGTTAGTATAGCGCATAACTTAGTGAATGGTATGAATAAGAAATGCAAAGAATTGAATTCTGATATTGTGACTTACACAACTTTGATTAGAGGGTATTGTATGAAACAAGAAGTAGATAAAGCATTGTTTCTTCTTGAAGAGATGACTAGTAGGGGGCTAAAGCCAAATGTAATTACGTACAATACTCTGATAAAAGGATTATGTGAGGGACAAAAGTTGGACAAGGTAAAGGATATTTTGGGCCAAATGATGGGAGATGGGACTTTCGTACCAGATACATATACCTTCAATATATTAATTCATGCACGTTGTTCTGCAGGAAACCTGGATGAAGCATTTAAGGTGTTTGAAAACATGAAAACCCTTCAAGTCCCAGCAGATTCAGCCTCGTACAGTGTTCTGATTCGGAGTTTGTGTCAGAGAGGTGACTATGATGCAGCAGAGAAGCTGTTTGATGAATTATATGAGAATGAAACCTTGTTAAGTAATTATGGTTCCAAGCCGATTGCTGCCTCATATAGTCCTATTTTTCAATATTTGTGTGAACATGGGAAAACTAAGAAGGCTGAGAAGTTACTTAGACAGCTAATGAAAAGGGGAACACAAGATCACCTATCATATAAGACCGTGATTATGGGGCACTGTAAAGAAGGCGGATATgaaaatggttatgggattttggtATGGATGCTAAGAAGAGATTTTGTTCCTGATTTTGAGATATATGATTGTTTGATTGATGGTTTTCTTCGGAAGGATAAGCCTCTTCTTGCAAAGGAGACTCTAGAGAAAATGCTAAAGAGCTCCTATAAACCTAAAACATCTACCTTGCATTCTATATTGTCAAGACTTTTGGAAAAAGGTTGTGTTCATGAGTCTACCTCCCTTATTGTCATGATGCTGGAGAGAAATATTAGACAAAATATAAACCTGTCAACTGAGAATTTACTGCTCCTTTTTGGCTCTGGACTGCGAGATAAAGCATTTCAGATTATTGAGTTGCACTATAAGAATGGATACCGTGTTAAAATAGAAGAAGTGGTTCAATTCCTTTGCCAAAGAGGAAAGCTACCAGAAGCATGCAAGCTGTTGTTGTTTAGTATGGAACATCATAGAAATATTGATATTGACTTGTGTAATTCAGTTATTGATGGCCTTTGTAAAATTAACAAGGTTTCAGAAGCATTTAATTTATGCTATGAATTAGCGGAGAAAGGTTTACATCAGGAACTGACATGCCTAAATGATCTGATAGCAGCTCTAGAGGCAGGAGGGAGATTAAAGGAAGCTGCATTTATATCGAAGAGAATGCCAAGAGTTCAGACCTAA
- the LOC112796140 gene encoding uncharacterized protein, which translates to MRSGLIWATAEDLAKNRGRVLSLYRQILRSLNSPKLPLTFAARLAKKAEVRAMFWVGSDERSLHNIADLIDAAEYSLSFLKKGELPPRYIT; encoded by the coding sequence ATGAGAAGTGGTCTGATATGGGCTACAGCTGAGGATTTAGCTAAGAACAGAGGGCGAGTCCTGTCACTGTACCGTCAGATACTGCGAAGCCTTAACTCGCCGAAGTTGCCACTCACATTTGCAGCTAGATTAGcgaagaaagcagaggttcgtgCAATGTTCTGGGTAGGTTCGGACGAGCGCTCATTGCACAATATTGCTGACCTCATTGATGCCGCAGAGTACTCTCTTTCCTTTCTCAAGAAAGGCGAGCTTCCTCCTCGCTACATcacctaa